A genomic region of uncultured Roseibium sp. contains the following coding sequences:
- a CDS encoding alanyl-tRNA editing protein, translating to MTTPLFRDDAYLRTCEAKVTGVNERGGLLLDRTVFYATGGGQPGDSGHLELADGTQIEIATTVYDADRMSIVHVPSDGQSLPEPGSEVVAHVDWARRYRMMRVHTALHLLSVALPFPVTGGQIGDMEGRLDFDMGDETVDKDTLYQVLNDLAAGDHEVTTEWITDEELDANPELVKTMSVKPPRGSGRVRLVRIGKDVDLQPCGGTHVSRTSEIGELSIGKTEKKGKQNRRVRIRLTD from the coding sequence ATGACCACACCCCTGTTTCGTGACGACGCCTACCTGCGCACGTGCGAAGCAAAGGTGACGGGGGTCAACGAGCGCGGCGGTCTCCTGCTTGATCGAACCGTCTTCTACGCCACCGGCGGCGGCCAGCCCGGTGACAGCGGCCACCTTGAGCTTGCCGACGGGACGCAGATCGAGATTGCGACGACCGTCTATGACGCCGACCGGATGTCCATTGTTCATGTTCCCTCAGATGGCCAATCTCTGCCGGAACCGGGTAGCGAGGTGGTCGCACATGTCGATTGGGCGCGACGCTACAGGATGATGCGGGTCCACACGGCGCTGCACCTGCTCTCCGTCGCCCTGCCCTTTCCAGTCACAGGCGGCCAGATAGGCGACATGGAAGGTCGTCTTGATTTCGACATGGGTGACGAAACGGTGGACAAGGACACCTTGTATCAGGTGCTCAACGACCTCGCGGCCGGCGATCACGAGGTCACCACGGAGTGGATCACCGACGAAGAACTCGACGCCAATCCGGAGCTCGTCAAAACCATGTCGGTCAAACCGCCCAGGGGCTCCGGCCGGGTCAGGCTGGTTCGGATCGGAAAGGACGTCGATCTTCAGCCGTGCGGCGGCACTCACGTTTCCAGAACCTCGGAAATCGGGGAACTTTCGATCGGTAAAACCGAAAAGAAAGGCAAACAGAACAGAAGGGTTCGCATTCGTCTCACGGACTGA
- a CDS encoding NAD(P)/FAD-dependent oxidoreductase has product MEKTQVAIIGGGPAGLAAALTLSRSMMSSVVFDAPTPARNSASPFVAALPGLDKRAPGDVRKDIRGDIGSYPYAVIEDAGISEVNRAPDGFKLVRADGSSIQADKVLLATGMVDILPDLPGLEACWGRSVINCPFCHGIEWQDARWGIYAHRPEVLDAAEIYRNWTQNLIYFVAPGLRLSPDRRQQIRDLGADISDGLPQRLVSENGNLQRAELPGGATMDLDCLLVFPHQRQTDLVADLAAAQDLTITDAGYVAVDDGFRTSEPNIYAAGDLTYPGHQNTPTALHMGNMAAAAIVMDHCFGK; this is encoded by the coding sequence ATGGAAAAGACACAAGTGGCAATCATCGGGGGCGGTCCGGCGGGCCTCGCGGCGGCGCTCACGCTGTCGCGGTCCATGATGTCGTCAGTCGTCTTCGATGCACCAACTCCCGCCAGAAATTCGGCGTCGCCCTTTGTGGCGGCCTTGCCCGGGTTGGACAAACGCGCGCCAGGTGACGTGCGGAAAGACATTCGCGGTGACATCGGCTCTTATCCCTATGCCGTCATCGAAGACGCCGGCATCAGCGAGGTGAATCGTGCGCCGGACGGTTTCAAGCTTGTTCGCGCTGACGGATCATCCATCCAGGCAGACAAGGTTCTTCTGGCAACCGGAATGGTTGACATCTTGCCCGATCTGCCCGGACTTGAAGCCTGCTGGGGCCGAAGCGTCATAAACTGCCCGTTCTGTCACGGGATCGAATGGCAAGACGCGCGCTGGGGTATCTACGCGCATCGGCCCGAGGTACTCGATGCTGCGGAGATCTACCGCAACTGGACACAGAACCTCATATATTTCGTCGCCCCCGGGCTACGCCTGAGCCCGGACAGGCGCCAGCAAATCCGGGACCTCGGTGCCGACATCTCCGACGGACTGCCGCAGAGGCTGGTTTCGGAAAACGGCAACCTGCAGCGTGCGGAACTTCCGGGCGGTGCGACAATGGACCTGGATTGCCTGCTGGTGTTTCCCCATCAACGGCAGACCGATCTTGTGGCCGACCTCGCGGCCGCTCAGGATCTGACAATAACGGATGCGGGCTACGTGGCCGTCGATGACGGATTTCGCACGTCAGAGCCCAATATATACGCCGCCGGTGACCTCACCTATCCGGGACACCAGAACACGCCGACAGCCCTGCACATGGGCAACATGGCGGCCGCGGCCATCGTGATGGACCATTGCTTCGGCAAGTGA
- the cls gene encoding cardiolipin synthase, which yields MGQDDPTLAQDSADAQAVIQDAVTDVGVLDMMANNLGLVAAFLALMYATAVICAIREVMNSTTSQGSVAWLLSLFFLPYLTVPLYFVFGWRSFSDYAKIQASLGRAERARRADELGLTDHEETRDWPVLTRVAGVPFLAGNTSELLIDGDATFSAIKDAIAAAESSIFFQFFAIHDDELGREMADALISRARDGVKVQFLYDDVGSHSLSRSFLNRLKDAGVEVCGFNENHKFLRLLGPMRLNYRNHRKLVVIDFRTAFVGGHNVADQYVGRDRWFGHWRDTHVKVEGPAAVACALSFVEDWLWASGERIDLPQVRDIPMPGDESVLVMPTGPADKLEECAIAFVEASARAKERLWITTPYLVPSLDVQTALAAAAMRGVDVRILLPEKRDHWTVWLATHAYEDTLVQRGVKVYRYTDGFLHQKVTLLDNDLVSIGTVNFDNRSFQINFELTLWFTHERMIQNVETMLEADFDKARLTWPDAFRSRSYVFRVLAQGARLLSPIL from the coding sequence ATGGGGCAGGATGACCCGACCCTTGCACAGGACAGTGCCGACGCACAGGCCGTGATTCAGGACGCCGTAACCGACGTCGGTGTTCTCGACATGATGGCCAACAATCTCGGTCTTGTCGCCGCCTTCTTGGCGCTCATGTACGCAACCGCCGTCATATGTGCCATCCGGGAAGTGATGAACTCGACGACGTCGCAAGGGTCCGTTGCCTGGCTGCTGTCGCTGTTTTTTCTGCCCTACCTGACCGTTCCGCTCTATTTCGTCTTCGGCTGGAGGTCGTTTTCCGACTACGCGAAGATACAGGCATCGCTGGGGCGCGCCGAAAGAGCACGACGCGCGGACGAACTCGGGCTGACCGATCACGAGGAAACCCGGGACTGGCCCGTGCTGACCCGTGTCGCCGGCGTCCCGTTTCTAGCGGGAAACACGTCGGAGCTGCTGATCGACGGGGACGCGACTTTTTCCGCGATCAAGGATGCGATTGCGGCCGCTGAAAGCAGCATCTTCTTTCAGTTCTTCGCCATTCACGACGACGAACTCGGCCGCGAAATGGCGGACGCCCTGATCTCGCGCGCCAGGGATGGCGTCAAGGTCCAGTTCCTTTACGACGACGTCGGCAGTCATTCCCTGTCCCGCAGCTTTCTCAACCGCCTGAAGGATGCCGGGGTCGAGGTGTGCGGTTTCAATGAAAACCACAAGTTCCTGCGGCTTCTCGGACCGATGCGTCTGAATTACCGTAATCACCGGAAGCTGGTTGTCATTGACTTTCGAACCGCATTCGTTGGCGGCCACAACGTCGCCGATCAGTATGTCGGACGTGATCGCTGGTTCGGTCACTGGCGCGATACCCATGTCAAGGTCGAAGGTCCGGCGGCGGTCGCCTGCGCGCTGTCCTTCGTGGAAGACTGGCTGTGGGCAAGCGGCGAGCGCATCGACCTGCCGCAGGTGCGCGACATTCCGATGCCGGGCGACGAGTCGGTGCTGGTCATGCCGACCGGACCTGCGGACAAACTCGAGGAGTGCGCCATCGCGTTCGTCGAGGCATCTGCACGGGCGAAGGAGCGGCTTTGGATCACGACACCCTATCTCGTGCCGTCACTCGACGTGCAGACGGCACTTGCAGCTGCGGCAATGCGCGGTGTCGACGTGCGTATCCTGCTGCCCGAGAAAAGGGACCACTGGACGGTCTGGCTCGCGACCCATGCCTACGAAGACACGCTCGTTCAGCGCGGCGTGAAGGTCTACCGGTACACGGACGGTTTCCTGCACCAGAAAGTAACCCTGCTCGACAATGACCTCGTCTCGATCGGTACGGTGAATTTCGACAACCGGTCCTTCCAGATCAATTTCGAACTGACGCTGTGGTTCACGCACGAGCGGATGATCCAGAATGTTGAGACGATGCTGGAGGCTGATTTTGACAAGGCAAGACTGACATGGCCGGATGCATTCCGTTCCAGAAGCTACGTCTTCCGCGTTCTCGCCCAGGGTGCACGGCTGTTGTCTCCGATCCTGTAG
- a CDS encoding cysteine synthase A — MTVSASVVDAIGNTPLIRLKALSEETGCEILGKAEFMNPGQSVKDRPARQMILEAEARGDLKPGGVIVEGTAGNTGIGIALVAGARGYRTVIVIPETQSQEKKDMLRLCGAELVEVPAKPFRDPNNYQHVARRLAEEMAKSEPNGVIFADQWNNLDNKKAHYVTTGPEIMAQTGGRVDAFICAVGSGGTLSGVSQYLQENKPGVVIGCADPRGAAMQSLFTTGEAVASEGGSISEGIGLGRKTPIVQDVKVDYAYTIADEDAVPLVFDLAEHEGLLLGGSSAINLAGARRLAKEMGPGKTIVTILCDHGTRYHSKLYNPDFLRSKNLPVPDWLEKQVTLQAPFA, encoded by the coding sequence ATGACAGTGTCCGCTTCCGTTGTCGACGCGATTGGCAATACCCCCCTGATTCGCCTGAAAGCCCTTTCGGAGGAAACAGGCTGTGAAATTCTTGGCAAAGCCGAATTCATGAATCCGGGACAGTCGGTGAAAGACCGGCCGGCAAGGCAAATGATCCTGGAAGCCGAAGCAAGGGGTGACCTTAAGCCGGGTGGCGTGATCGTCGAGGGAACTGCCGGCAATACCGGGATCGGAATTGCCCTTGTGGCCGGAGCGCGCGGTTACCGGACCGTGATCGTCATTCCGGAAACACAGAGCCAGGAAAAGAAAGACATGCTGCGTCTTTGCGGCGCAGAGCTTGTTGAGGTTCCCGCAAAACCCTTCAGGGACCCCAACAATTACCAGCATGTCGCGCGCCGTCTGGCCGAGGAAATGGCCAAGAGCGAACCCAACGGGGTCATTTTCGCCGATCAGTGGAACAATCTCGACAACAAGAAGGCGCATTACGTTACGACCGGGCCGGAAATCATGGCCCAGACCGGCGGCCGCGTGGATGCCTTTATCTGCGCCGTCGGTTCCGGCGGCACGCTGTCCGGCGTTTCCCAGTATCTCCAGGAAAACAAGCCCGGCGTCGTGATCGGCTGCGCCGATCCGCGCGGTGCGGCGATGCAATCTCTTTTCACCACGGGCGAAGCCGTCGCTTCCGAGGGCGGGTCGATCTCCGAGGGAATCGGGCTCGGCCGCAAAACGCCGATCGTTCAGGACGTGAAGGTTGATTACGCCTACACGATCGCCGACGAAGATGCAGTGCCGCTGGTTTTTGATCTGGCCGAACATGAAGGCCTGCTTCTTGGCGGTTCAAGCGCCATCAATCTCGCCGGAGCGCGGCGGCTGGCAAAGGAAATGGGTCCCGGAAAGACGATCGTGACCATCCTTTGCGATCATGGAACCAGGTACCATTCGAAACTCTATAATCCGGATTTTCTCAGATCGAAGAACCTGCCGGTGCCCGATTGGCTCGAAAAGCAGGTAACACTTCAGGCTCCGTTCGCGTGA
- a CDS encoding ChrR family anti-sigma-E factor, protein MEKNVTGMDELLAGYAAGTLSYPAQALVGAHLELSDQNRGYVSSLESLGGVSLNDADPVAFDDRDSMLSSIFSDDAPLSNDNTPLVQSGSNVPHALQSIIGRSMEGLPWKTLLPGVKECKFGEIDGCASSLIWVRAGRAMPSHTHHGTELTLVLQGGFSDEDGHFVSGDLAFADGDVDHKPIADEGEDCICFAVTAGRLELTGPVGRWFAPFMR, encoded by the coding sequence ATGGAAAAGAACGTGACGGGAATGGACGAACTGCTTGCTGGCTATGCGGCCGGTACGCTGTCCTACCCGGCGCAGGCGCTGGTTGGAGCGCATCTGGAACTGAGCGACCAGAACCGGGGCTATGTCTCGTCACTGGAAAGTCTCGGTGGTGTCAGCTTGAATGACGCCGATCCGGTTGCATTCGACGACCGGGACTCCATGCTTTCGTCAATCTTCAGCGACGATGCGCCTCTTTCGAACGACAACACGCCGTTGGTGCAGAGCGGCAGCAATGTTCCGCATGCGCTGCAGAGCATCATTGGGCGGTCGATGGAGGGGTTGCCCTGGAAAACGCTGCTTCCCGGTGTGAAAGAGTGCAAGTTCGGTGAAATCGACGGGTGCGCGAGCAGTTTGATCTGGGTACGCGCTGGCCGGGCCATGCCGTCGCACACGCACCACGGCACGGAATTGACGCTTGTCCTGCAGGGCGGGTTCAGCGACGAGGACGGGCACTTCGTGTCCGGAGATCTCGCCTTCGCCGATGGAGATGTCGATCATAAGCCGATTGCCGACGAAGGCGAAGACTGCATTTGCTTTGCAGTGACCGCAGGGCGTCTTGAACTGACCGGACCGGTCGGCCGCTGGTTTGCACCTTTTATGCGGTAA
- a CDS encoding SDR family NAD(P)-dependent oxidoreductase, with amino-acid sequence MPQTQFVAHPTHGAAWITGASSGIGYALSLALAKEGWRVAATARSKDALEALTAAARELPGEIVAYPGDVTDTSLMEEHCRSIERDLGGVALLVANAGIYLPQDGLDADVDSFRKSFDVNLMGTVNVLLPAIDAMKLRSRGQIAIVSSVAGYSGLPTSAAYGASKAGLINMAESLKFDLDRAGIRIQLVNPGFVDTPATKSNPFPMPHLITREEAAEEIIKGLQHDSKFEIAFPGAFVRQLKMLRMLPYRAYFALVSRSTGWNKKKPARLERKRPAEEPA; translated from the coding sequence TTGCCTCAGACACAGTTCGTTGCCCATCCCACACACGGAGCTGCCTGGATCACGGGAGCAAGTTCCGGCATCGGTTATGCTCTTTCCCTCGCACTCGCAAAAGAAGGCTGGCGCGTTGCCGCGACGGCGCGCTCCAAGGATGCATTGGAAGCGCTGACTGCAGCCGCACGGGAACTCCCTGGAGAGATTGTTGCCTATCCCGGCGATGTGACAGACACGTCGCTGATGGAGGAGCATTGCCGTTCAATCGAGAGAGACTTGGGTGGCGTCGCACTTCTCGTGGCAAACGCGGGCATTTATCTTCCGCAGGATGGCTTGGACGCGGATGTCGATTCGTTCCGAAAGAGTTTCGACGTCAACCTGATGGGCACGGTCAATGTGCTTCTGCCGGCGATCGACGCGATGAAACTGAGATCCCGCGGTCAGATTGCCATCGTTTCCTCGGTCGCGGGATACAGCGGTTTGCCGACATCGGCCGCCTATGGGGCGTCCAAGGCGGGGCTGATCAATATGGCCGAGTCACTGAAATTCGATCTTGACCGGGCCGGCATCCGCATTCAGTTGGTCAATCCCGGTTTTGTCGACACGCCAGCCACCAAGTCCAACCCGTTTCCGATGCCGCATCTGATCACGCGCGAAGAGGCCGCAGAAGAAATCATCAAGGGCTTACAGCACGATTCGAAATTCGAAATCGCGTTTCCAGGGGCATTCGTAAGACAATTGAAGATGCTCAGGATGCTTCCCTATCGCGCCTATTTCGCCCTGGTGTCCAGGTCGACCGGCTGGAACAAGAAAAAGCCCGCACGCCTGGAAAGGAAAAGGCCGGCTGAAGAGCCGGCCTGA
- a CDS encoding cyclopropane-fatty-acyl-phospholipid synthase family protein produces the protein MSEPVALTKHNLRKQLKGAPRLARMAASLALRIRYGSLEISFPDGRKFSIEGREDGPHGVLDIHDWRFFRMVVKAGDVGVGEAFMAGYWSSPDVTTFLEVFCINQESTLEAIQGQPVTRILLSIRHWLNSNTRRGSKRNISAHYDLGNAFYKEWLDPSMTYSSAIYSNETNNLEQAQAEKYASLVQQTGIEPGHSVLEIGCGWGGFAEHVAKTVGAHVKALTISREQYDYARERIFNAGLNEKVDVVFQDYRDERGVYDRIASIEMFEAVGEKYWTTYFSQLSNCLKPGGKAGLQIITIQDTMFEDYRRGTDFIQRYIFPGGMLPPPGRLVDIGKSLGLDLAEQKIFGQDYARTLAEWRQRFRQAWPQIRPMGFDERFKRLWEFYLHYCEAGFRAGNIDVRQMVYVKAS, from the coding sequence ATGAGTGAGCCTGTTGCACTGACCAAACATAATCTGCGCAAACAACTTAAGGGCGCCCCTCGCCTCGCGCGCATGGCTGCCAGCCTTGCCTTGCGAATCCGCTATGGGTCGCTGGAAATCAGTTTTCCCGACGGCAGGAAATTCAGCATTGAGGGCCGCGAGGACGGGCCCCATGGCGTGCTTGACATTCACGACTGGCGGTTCTTCCGCATGGTGGTCAAGGCGGGCGATGTCGGGGTCGGCGAAGCTTTCATGGCCGGTTACTGGTCGTCGCCTGATGTGACGACGTTCCTGGAAGTGTTCTGCATCAACCAGGAATCGACCCTCGAAGCGATCCAGGGGCAGCCAGTGACGCGTATCTTGCTGTCGATCCGGCACTGGCTCAACTCCAACACACGCCGGGGCTCGAAACGGAACATTTCCGCGCATTACGATCTCGGGAACGCCTTCTACAAGGAATGGCTCGATCCCTCGATGACCTATTCGTCGGCGATCTACAGCAACGAAACCAACAACCTGGAACAGGCCCAGGCGGAAAAATATGCGTCGCTGGTCCAGCAGACCGGCATCGAGCCGGGCCATTCCGTTCTTGAAATCGGATGCGGCTGGGGCGGTTTCGCAGAACATGTCGCGAAGACGGTCGGGGCGCACGTCAAGGCGCTGACGATTTCCCGGGAACAGTATGACTACGCGCGCGAGCGCATCTTCAACGCCGGCCTCAACGAAAAGGTCGACGTGGTGTTTCAGGACTACCGCGACGAGCGCGGTGTCTACGACCGGATCGCATCAATCGAGATGTTCGAAGCCGTCGGAGAGAAATACTGGACGACCTATTTCAGCCAGCTCTCCAACTGTCTCAAGCCGGGCGGCAAGGCCGGGCTTCAGATCATCACGATCCAGGACACGATGTTCGAAGACTACCGGCGCGGCACCGATTTCATTCAGCGCTACATCTTTCCAGGTGGCATGCTTCCGCCTCCGGGCAGGCTCGTCGACATCGGAAAGTCGCTGGGTCTGGACCTTGCCGAACAGAAGATCTTCGGACAGGACTACGCGCGTACGCTCGCCGAGTGGCGGCAGCGTTTCCGCCAGGCATGGCCGCAGATCCGGCCGATGGGTTTCGACGAACGCTTCAAACGTCTGTGGGAGTTCTATCTTCACTATTGTGAAGCAGGCTTCCGCGCCGGAAATATCGACGTGCGCCAGATGGTCTACGTCAAGGCCTCCTGA
- a CDS encoding DUF1365 domain-containing protein, with product MSDNGKPPADPASIYSGQVMHHRMKPAEHRFSYSVFSLLLDLDQLGKARKLSRFFSVNRFNLLSFHEKDHGNRNGSDLRRHIDTLLGKKSVKRPSRVLLLAYPRLLGYGFNPLSVYYAYDENDQLTAIVYEVRNTFGGLHTYVLPIENGQVSDAGVRQDQSKQFYVSPFISMEQHYHFRMLPPGDAVRVRILETDAKGPLLSATFSGSGTPLTSRAIFRECIRVPFLTAKVILAIHWEAFKIWLKRVPFHPRPVDRSSQGRLGERPVSLASDK from the coding sequence ATGAGCGATAACGGCAAACCGCCGGCGGACCCTGCATCGATTTACTCCGGTCAGGTGATGCACCATCGCATGAAGCCGGCGGAACACAGGTTCAGTTACTCCGTGTTTTCGCTGCTGCTCGATCTTGACCAGCTCGGAAAAGCACGCAAACTTTCCCGCTTCTTTTCTGTGAACCGCTTCAATCTCCTGTCCTTCCACGAAAAGGATCACGGCAACCGGAACGGTTCGGATCTCAGGCGGCATATCGATACCTTGCTCGGCAAGAAGTCGGTGAAAAGACCGTCCAGGGTGCTGCTTCTCGCGTATCCGAGGCTGCTGGGCTACGGGTTCAATCCTCTGAGCGTCTACTATGCCTATGACGAAAACGATCAACTGACTGCAATTGTCTACGAGGTACGCAATACCTTTGGCGGGTTGCATACCTATGTGCTGCCGATCGAAAACGGTCAGGTGAGCGATGCAGGCGTGCGCCAGGACCAGTCCAAGCAGTTTTACGTTTCGCCGTTTATCAGCATGGAGCAGCACTATCATTTTCGCATGCTGCCCCCGGGCGATGCTGTCAGGGTCAGGATCCTCGAAACAGACGCCAAAGGGCCGCTTTTGTCCGCGACCTTTTCGGGGTCCGGTACCCCGCTGACGTCTCGTGCGATTTTCAGGGAATGCATTCGCGTCCCCTTCCTCACGGCCAAGGTAATTTTGGCAATCCATTGGGAAGCCTTTAAAATCTGGCTCAAGCGTGTACCATTCCATCCCCGGCCCGTTGATCGTTCAAGTCAGGGCCGGTTGGGAGAGCGGCCAGTTTCATTGGCCTCGGACAAGTGA
- a CDS encoding FAD-dependent oxidoreductase, protein MRIAVIGSGISGNSAAWALSEQHDIVLYEKRNRTGGHSATADIDYDGTPISVDTGFIVYNERNYPNFTALLNHLNVATEASDMSFALSADNGSLEWSGDSVNTVFAQRSNLLSSRFLFMLKDIFRFNKQSVLDLRAGRLTGETLGGYLEKNRYSQGFINDYLLAMGAAIWSTPINEMRSYPAESFVAFFENHRLLTFEPTLWRTISGGSRNYVNRLLAPLAGKIRLAAPVAEITRKNQKVMVKDANGHSDVFDHVIIASHTDQSLAMLGDPSPQEREILGAIRYRPNEVYLHRDESLMPKRKKVWSSWNYMSDRDAGETRDVTVSYWMNRLQNIDRSKPVFVTLNPFEAPSEDKTFAKYVYDHPQFDAAALRAKKRMGEIQGVNNTWYCGAWNGHGFHEDGLASGLAVAKRLGAQLPWEKAPAETAYLEAAE, encoded by the coding sequence ATGCGGATTGCCGTCATCGGCTCCGGGATCTCCGGAAACAGTGCTGCTTGGGCCCTCAGTGAACAGCACGACATCGTGCTTTACGAAAAACGAAACCGTACCGGAGGCCATAGCGCAACAGCCGACATCGACTACGACGGAACGCCGATATCGGTGGACACCGGCTTTATCGTCTACAATGAGCGTAACTATCCGAATTTTACCGCACTGTTGAACCACCTCAACGTTGCCACCGAAGCAAGCGATATGAGCTTTGCGCTGTCGGCGGATAACGGCAGCCTCGAATGGTCGGGCGACTCGGTCAATACGGTGTTCGCGCAACGCTCGAACCTGCTATCGTCGCGGTTCCTGTTTATGTTGAAGGATATTTTCCGTTTCAACAAACAGTCTGTGTTGGATCTGCGCGCCGGCAGACTGACCGGCGAGACCCTTGGCGGATACCTTGAAAAGAACCGGTATTCACAGGGCTTCATAAATGACTATCTGCTCGCGATGGGAGCAGCGATCTGGTCCACGCCAATCAACGAGATGCGCTCTTATCCCGCCGAGAGCTTTGTTGCGTTTTTCGAAAATCACCGCCTTCTGACCTTCGAACCAACTCTTTGGCGGACAATTTCCGGCGGGAGCAGAAATTACGTCAACCGGCTGCTCGCGCCGCTGGCCGGCAAGATCAGGCTCGCAGCTCCCGTTGCCGAAATCACGCGGAAGAACCAGAAGGTTATGGTAAAGGACGCAAACGGACACAGCGATGTGTTCGATCACGTTATCATTGCGAGCCACACGGATCAGAGCCTTGCGATGCTCGGAGACCCGAGCCCCCAGGAAAGGGAAATTCTCGGAGCCATCAGATACCGTCCGAACGAAGTGTACCTTCACCGCGACGAAAGCCTGATGCCAAAGCGAAAAAAGGTCTGGTCATCTTGGAACTACATGTCCGACCGCGACGCAGGTGAAACACGCGACGTGACGGTCAGCTACTGGATGAACCGCCTTCAGAACATCGATCGCAGCAAGCCCGTGTTCGTAACCCTGAATCCGTTCGAGGCTCCCTCCGAGGACAAAACCTTTGCGAAATATGTCTATGATCATCCGCAATTCGACGCTGCGGCTCTGCGTGCCAAAAAGCGCATGGGAGAAATCCAGGGCGTGAACAATACCTGGTATTGCGGCGCATGGAACGGTCATGGCTTCCACGAGGACGGTCTCGCCTCGGGCCTTGCCGTGGCGAAGCGGCTCGGTGCGCAGTTGCCGTGGGAAAAGGCACCCGCCGAAACGGCTTATCTGGAAGCGGCGGAATGA
- a CDS encoding copper homeostasis protein CutC, giving the protein MTGTRLEVCVDTIEGAWIAAENGADRIELCAALSEGGLTPSAGMMAAASRLPVPVYAMIRPRPGDFRYSDAEKTIMLRDIQLAGQHGMSGIVTGAVTSDGRLDIDFLSPALRHSGLAGTLHRVFDTLHDLPLAIADAIGAGFERILTSGQGRKADKHLQALAEIVRLSAGRISIMAGSGVSHENASRILTETGVNELHASCSVLEKTLPPDRPETRLGFVAQDGIRVTSAEHVRLLRTAIDTFDQNGT; this is encoded by the coding sequence ATGACCGGCACGAGACTGGAAGTGTGCGTCGACACGATAGAAGGCGCCTGGATCGCGGCGGAAAATGGTGCCGACCGGATCGAATTGTGCGCAGCGCTTTCCGAGGGCGGATTGACCCCTTCCGCAGGCATGATGGCCGCGGCATCGAGGCTGCCCGTTCCGGTCTATGCCATGATCCGACCGCGACCGGGTGATTTCAGGTATTCCGACGCCGAAAAGACGATCATGCTCAGGGATATTCAACTGGCCGGTCAACACGGCATGAGCGGTATCGTGACCGGTGCTGTCACGTCAGACGGGCGCCTCGACATCGATTTCCTTTCCCCTGCCCTGCGCCACAGCGGGCTTGCGGGCACGCTTCATCGGGTGTTCGACACGCTGCACGATCTCCCTTTGGCGATCGCGGATGCGATCGGGGCCGGCTTCGAACGCATCCTTACCTCCGGCCAGGGACGGAAAGCGGACAAGCATCTTCAGGCGCTTGCCGAGATTGTCCGTCTCTCCGCGGGGCGCATCTCCATCATGGCCGGGTCCGGCGTGTCTCACGAGAATGCTTCGCGAATTCTGACCGAAACCGGAGTGAACGAATTGCATGCTTCCTGTTCCGTGCTCGAGAAGACTCTCCCGCCGGACCGGCCCGAGACACGCCTGGGTTTCGTCGCACAGGACGGCATCAGGGTGACAAGCGCTGAGCATGTGCGGTTGCTGAGAACCGCCATCGACACATTTGACCAAAATGGAACATGA
- a CDS encoding ROK family protein yields the protein MISCYDIGGSFIRSGALQSAGTVEERERIETPGNDWEKFVVAVRGVAAPATSRISISLAGAYDQRTGVADVANIPCLHGREVQKELSAALGLPVAIINDANAFALAEAVDGTGRNKPVVFGIILGSGVGGGLVINGDLVTGFGGIAGEWGHGPIIDPTAGGTLGRIGHFACGCGLVGCVDAVGSARGMERIHSSLHGTRLSSREITRDWHQGSAEATETVDAFTTLLSRALSVLVNTLGPDVIPVSGGLSNDGKLLAMIDRKTRDLVLASYAEPLVVRGQFAQNGGLHGAGLFARRTFGSVGG from the coding sequence ATGATATCCTGTTACGACATTGGAGGTTCGTTCATCCGGTCCGGCGCGCTGCAGTCTGCGGGCACCGTTGAGGAAAGAGAACGCATTGAGACGCCCGGCAACGACTGGGAAAAATTTGTGGTGGCCGTCAGGGGGGTGGCCGCCCCGGCAACATCGCGGATCTCGATTTCGCTCGCCGGTGCCTATGATCAACGGACCGGAGTTGCGGATGTCGCCAACATTCCCTGCCTGCACGGGCGCGAGGTCCAGAAGGAACTGAGTGCTGCCCTCGGCCTTCCGGTCGCAATCATCAACGATGCCAACGCTTTTGCCCTTGCCGAAGCCGTTGACGGAACCGGGCGCAACAAGCCCGTCGTTTTCGGGATCATTCTGGGTTCCGGCGTCGGCGGCGGCCTGGTGATCAATGGCGATCTCGTCACCGGGTTCGGCGGCATTGCAGGGGAATGGGGCCACGGTCCCATCATCGATCCCACAGCGGGCGGAACGCTCGGCAGGATCGGGCACTTTGCCTGCGGCTGCGGCCTGGTCGGCTGCGTCGACGCAGTGGGATCCGCGCGCGGAATGGAGCGTATCCATTCCTCTCTGCATGGCACCCGTTTATCAAGCCGTGAGATTACGCGCGACTGGCACCAGGGTTCCGCGGAAGCGACTGAAACCGTCGACGCGTTCACGACGCTTCTTTCCCGCGCACTCTCAGTGCTCGTCAATACACTCGGCCCTGACGTCATTCCGGTCAGCGGCGGGTTGTCCAATGACGGAAAGCTTCTCGCAATGATCGACAGAAAAACACGGGATCTCGTCCTGGCAAGCTACGCAGAGCCACTGGTCGTCAGGGGGCAGTTTGCGCAGAACGGAGGCTTGCATGGCGCGGGCCTCTTCGCGCGCAGGACATTCGGGAGCGTTGGGGGATGA